A segment of the Entomomonas moraniae genome:
ATCACTTTTTAGTAGACGATTTTCTTCAACCCGTTAAAAGGTCTGCTGAGTATGCGCAGATGAATTATCTGGATTATATTGCGCTATATGGTGTTTCTATTGTTTCTGGGTATCCTGAATCAGAAATTAAAGATAAAGCGTGTATGCATGCACAGAAATTGCTTGCAGTTATCCAACAATATAAGTGAGTTACTGATTCTAAATCTAAAACCGTTAAAAAAAATCTGGTTAAACTTTTAACCAGATTTTAATTTTAGAGTCATAAAAGCAGAGAGTCTATAAATCTTCTTCAGCTTTTTGTTTTAATGTTTCAGCACCTTCTTTAGTTTTATCCCATGCTTTGGTGGTGCCAGATTTTACATCGTCACCTACTTCGGAAGAAACCTCTTTAGTTTTGTCCCATGCTTTGGTGGTACCAGATTTTACATCATCGCCTACATCAGAAGAAACTTCTTTGGTTTTATCCCACGCTTTAGTAGTGCCAGATTTTACTTTACTGCCTGCTTCAGAAGAAACCTCTTTGGTTTTGTCCCATGCTTTGGTGGTACCAGATTTTACATCATCACCGACATCAGAAGAAACTTCTTTGGTTTTATCCCACGCTTTGGTAGTACCAGATTTCACTTTACTGCCTGCTTCAGAAGAAACCTCTTTGGTTTTGTCCCATGCTTTGGTGGTGCCAGATTTTACATCATCACCGACATCAGAAGAAACTTCTTTGGTTTTATCCCACGCTTTGGTAGTACCAGATTTCACTTTACTGCCTGCTTCAGAAGAAACCTCTTTGGTTTTGTCCCATGCTTTGGTGGTGCCAGATTTTACATCATCACCTACATCAGAAGAGACTTCTTTGGTTTTATCCCACGCTTTGGTAGTACCAGATTTTACTTTACTGCCTGCCTCAGAAGAAACCTCTTTGGTTTTGTCCCATGCTTTGGTGGTGCCAGATTTCACATCATTTCCTACATCAGAAGAGACTTCTTTGGTTTTATCCCATGCTTTGGTAGCACCAGATTTTACATCATGACCAATTTCAGAGGACACTTCTTTAGTTTTGTCCCATGTTGTATTGGTAGTATCTTTTGATGTACTGGTTGTTACTGTACTTTCGGCAGCCATCACAAAATTTCCTGCGAGTGTTAAGGCTATGGCACTTGTTAATATCAGTTTCTTCATAATCAAATATCCTCTTTCTTGATGGTTACGGTACTTCTAATAATTATAGAGTAACCGCTTAATTGATATAGATAGATCATAGTCATAGAAAGTTTTATAAGAGAGAGTATTTAATTGTTTTATTTTGTAAA
Coding sequences within it:
- a CDS encoding phage tail tape measure protein; its protein translation is MKKLILTSAIALTLAGNFVMAAESTVTTSTSKDTTNTTWDKTKEVSSEIGHDVKSGATKAWDKTKEVSSDVGNDVKSGTTKAWDKTKEVSSEAGSKVKSGTTKAWDKTKEVSSDVGDDVKSGTTKAWDKTKEVSSEAGSKVKSGTTKAWDKTKEVSSDVGDDVKSGTTKAWDKTKEVSSEAGSKVKSGTTKAWDKTKEVSSDVGDDVKSGTTKAWDKTKEVSSEAGSKVKSGTTKAWDKTKEVSSDVGDDVKSGTTKAWDKTKEVSSEVGDDVKSGTTKAWDKTKEGAETLKQKAEEDL